AACTGTTGTCATTTGGAATGGCGCAGATACAGAGGAATAGGCATCGACAAGGATTATGTCATAAGTCTCTTGAGTTCTTGATATGAAATTTCTTCCATCATCACAAATAACATTTATGTCTTTAGGCATATGAAAATATTCATAGGACAAATCTATAATCTTTTGATCTATTTCAACTGCAGTTATATCACAATCTATTTGGAGATAGTTTCTAAGCATGGTCGCATATGTGCCAGTGCCATTTCCTAGGATAAGAATTTTAGGATTTTCCTTAACTAAATAAGGACTTATTAAAAGATAGTCGTAATATAGCTTTGTTAGTGAATCATCTTCATTAATTGCGGACTGAATGCCAAATATAACATTGGTTGAGAAGGAGTATTTTTTCCCTTCCTTATCTACCTTTAGATAATTATACATCGACTCATCTTCTTTAACTAAAGTGGCTTCATTCCAGAAAACAAAGGACGCATTGGTTGAGAATATTAACCCAACAGCCAAAATGAGTGTAAATACAGACATTACTATTGTCATTTTAACTTGTTTGCCCCAGCTAACTTTTGGCTTTTTAATCTTCACTTCGCTGCCATCCTCAACAGGTTCTTCCTGTTTGTTCATGTTTATATCTATTAGGTTCGTTATCAAATAGAGAAGAGCCATGAAAGCTATTGCTCCGCCAAAGAGAACGAATGAATTACTTGTTCCAATAAATGGTATGGTTAAGAATGTTGGCAAGAATGTTCCTAAAATAGAACCAATAGTATTGAGTGCTTCAAGAGTTCCAATTACTTTTCCAGATGCTTTTTCACCCATAGCATATTTAACTAAAGATGGTGTTACTTTTCCTAAGAAA
The sequence above is a segment of the Clostridiales bacterium genome. Coding sequences within it:
- a CDS encoding fused MFS/spermidine synthase codes for the protein SKVYYFVTELIVGMALMGVEMSASRLISTYFSSSQVVWTLIIGVIMISMAIGNYWGGRQADKKPSYVRLYLELLFAGAYIVIIPFVGRYVIAGITALFALFIKNNLVIWAALFSCIILFVPPLLFLGKVTPSLVKYAMGEKASGKVIGTLEALNTIGSILGTFLPTFLTIPFIGTSNSFVLFGGAIAFMALLYLITNLIDINMNKQEEPVEDGSEVKIKKPKVSWGKQVKMTIVMSVFTLILAVGLIFSTNASFVFWNEATLVKEDESMYNYLKVDKEGKKYSFSTNVIFGIQSAINEDDSLTKLYYDYLLISPYLVKENPKILILGNGTGTYATMLRNYLQIDCDITAVEIDQKIIDLSYEYFHMPKDINVICDDGRNFISRTQETYDIILVDAYSSVSAPFQMTTVEFFNMVYDHLNDDGLMLMNINMVTNEKDSMATSLCDTASAVFNQLYEFKVPKADGMEVYAIKGNKDLGEMIDNVHTDNAELNQVNNRIKQGKKLHVDTGIRLYDDTCDIEMRSYKALDDIINRELNYYQKVYNEKGLKGLLEELFNS